The following is a genomic window from Thermoproteales archaeon.
CCGAAACCCGGATGGGTTGAGCATAACCCATTAGAAATTTGGGAAAAAACTCAAAAAGTTATTAAGGCGGCTATTGAAAAAGCCAAAATCGATCCTAATGAAATAGCCGCTATAGGTGTAACAAACCAAAGAGAAACTACAATCGTTTGGGATCCTAAAACTGGAAAACCCGTATATAATGCAATCGTATGGCAAGATACTAGAACAAAAGATAGATGTCAAGAACTTAGAGAACAAAACCTTGAAGAATCTCTGATTCACCCAATTACTGGACTATACTCATATACTTACTTCTCAAGCACGAAAATTGAATGGATACTAAAGAACGTTCCCGGAGCTTTAGAAAAAGCTAAAAAAGGAGAATTAATATTCGGTACAATCGATACATGGATAATATGGAACTTAACAAGGGGAGGAAAAGACTTATTAACACCCGAAAGAAACGGTGCGCACGTCGTGGATTATACTAATGCTTCCAGAACCATGTTAATGGACCTGAAAAAACTAGAATGGTCTTCAGACCTACTAGAGTTATTTGGTATTCCAGAGAGCATGATGCCATTAATTAGGCCTTCATCAGATAAAGAGATATACGGATACACTCCAGCCGACGGTCCATTTGGAGCTGAGATCCCAGTTTGTGGTGATTTAGGAGACCAGCAGGCTGCCCTAGTTGGACAAGTCGCGTTCAAAGTCGGAGAAGCCAAAAACACCTATGGAACAGGCTGCTTCATGTTACTAAACATTGGAGACTCGTTCACACTATCAAAACACGGTCTATTGACAACCGGCGCATATGGATTTGAAAAAGGAAAATGTGTATACGCTCTAGAAGGATCTATCGCCATAACTGGCGCAGCTATACAATGGTTAAGAGATAACCTGAAGATAATTAAATCAGCTCCGGAAACAGAACCTATAGCTAAATCAGTTGCAGATGTGGGTTCTGGAGGCATTTATTTTGTTCCAGCATTTAGCGGATTATTCGCTCCATATTGGGATCTAGACGCTAGAGGTGTAATAGTAGGCTTAACCAGGTACATCAGAAAGGAACACTTGGTTCATGCTACACTAGAATGTATATGCTGGCAGACCAAAGATGTTTTCGAGGCAATGTATGCAGACACTGGAACTAAACTAGAGGCGCTAAAGGTAGACGGCGGTGCCGTAGTCAACAACTACCTAATGCAACTACAGGCTGACATACTAGGATGCAAAGTCGTAAGACCCGTAGTTACTGAGACAACAGCCCTAGGAGCTTCCTACGCTGCAGGATTGGCTGTCGGATTCTGGAACAGCACAGACGAGCTAGTAAAACTGTGGAAGGTAGACAGAGTATTCGAGCCCAAGTGGCCCGAGGATAAGAGACAGAAACTATACAACGGCTGGAAAGCTGCTATAAAGAGAGCACAGGGCTGGCTGAAAGAGGTAGGCGAACTACCTCCAAGCGGAACTACCGTAGACTAAAAACCTTAATTTTTTGTTTATTTCTTATTGATATTTATTATACTAGAGGATATATACCGTGTAAGTGAACTTTTCCCACGTATTTATCTGGGTTTTTCAGAAAAATAAGCATGCATTTTCTTGAGCAAAAATATATTTTTTTATTGTTTTCGAGAGTAAGCGTCACAGCCTCTTCCTTTTTTATTATTGTGCCGCAAACCGGGTCTTGTATGATAAGCTCTTTTTTAATACTCATAATAATTTTCTACTAAACTGATATTATATTAATATTTTCTGCAGAGAAAAAATTTTATTCAGAATGCTATTGGTGTATTTCAATATGGAAAGATGGCGTTTAATAAATTTAGGACCATTAGATCCTTACAGCGTCCACTCGGTATACGAGGCTGTTGCAAAAAGCGTTAGCGAGGGGGCAAGCCTCAACACGCTGATCTTATGCTATCCTAAAACCCCCTATGTGTGCATTGGTGTTCATCAAATTTTAGAATTTGAAGTTGACCTGGAAAAATGTAAGAAAATGGGAATAGAAGTTGTTAGAAGACAAGTGGGAGGTGGAGCTACTTACCTCGATGAGGGTCAGCAATTTTACCATATAATAGTTAACATGAATCATGACATAGCTAAGAAAGGTGTAGAACATTTTTATAGAACCTTGCTCCAACCTGTTGCTGATGTTTATAAATCGTTCGGTTTAAATGCTCGATACAAACCTCTTAACGACGTAATTGTTGATAGAAAGAAGATTTCCGGGAATGGAGCTGCTAGGCTCTACGACTCGTGGGTTTTGATTGGGAATGTAATTTTAGATTTTAACCATGATGCTATGGCTGAAGTTTTAAAGTTTCCCTCAGAGAAATTTAAAGATAAATTTATTAAAAATATAAAACTCTACGTTACGAGTTTGCGGAGGGAGCTAGGGTATATACCGCCTAGAAACGTCGTAGTAGAAAGACTAGTAGAAATGTTCAGTAAGAATCTAAATATTGAATTTGATGAAAGTTCTCTAACGCCGAAAGAAAAGGATTATCTTGAAATGCTCAAGAAAAAGTATTCAAGTAGAGAATGGCTCTACATGCACGAGCTAAAATACGACATACCGCTTTCTGATGTTTTAAAATATAGGAAGATAAAAGTTAAGGAGGGCCAGTATATTGTCCAGGTAGATTATAAAGCTTTAAAGCTTATTAGATTGATCGCGGAAATTCGAGATAATAAAATCTCAGATATTATAATTTCTGGTGATTTCTTCGTTCAACCATACACTGTAGTTTCCTTAATTGAAGAAAATCTAAAGGGTTCGCCGCTAGAAGAGAAAGAGTTCAAGAATAGAATAAAAAAGGCTCTTGAATCTTCAAATGCTTCGCTGTCGGGTTCAGGAATTACAGTAGAGGATCTAGTTAATGCATTAATGAAGCTCAGAGAAAGACTAGAAATATTATAAGTCGTTCATTAAAATAAATCTCTCTCTTTTTATAACTGTTTATATTGAGTAGCGAGAAAACTAATATAAACTGCTCACATATTTTGAACGAGGTAAGGACTATGCTAGTTTACGCCGGTTCCGCTAGTAAATACCTAGGCTTAAAACTATCGAAAATATTGAATATTGAATACGTGAACGTTGAGACTAGAAAATTTCCAGATGGAGAATTGTATATTCGCGTGGATAAAGAACCGTTAAACGAAAAAGCGCTTATTGTCCAATCAATGTATAAAACGCCTAATGACTACCTGGTCGAGTATCTTTTTCTTTCAAAGACATTGAAAGAGCTTGGCGCTAAGGAAGTAATTGGAGTAATACCGTATTTTCCATATGCAAGGCAAGATTCCAGGTTTAAACCGGGTGAAGTTGTAAGTTTGCAAGTCGTAGTAGATCTTCTAGAGAAAATGGGAACCGACAAAGTTATAACGGTTGATATGCACTTGCACAGAGTGCACGATTTAAATGAGATTTCGAAAATACCTTTTGTAAATTTGTCTGTAATGGAGGATATCGGAAAGTTTTTTATGAAAAAATTCGGGAACGAGGATACTATCGTCGTTGGCCCGGATGAGGAAGCTGAGCAATGGGCTAAAAAAGTAGCCTATATCCTAAATGTTCAATACACTATCCTGGAAAAAACTAGGTTGGGAGACTTGGAAGTTAAAATAGAGAGGGTAGAAAAAGAAGATTTCAAAAATAAAAACGTAATATTAATTGATGATATTATAAGCACTGGAGGCACTATCGAGGCTGCCGTTAAAAAAGTTAAAGCTCAAGGAGCAGAAAAGGTCTTTGTTGGATGCGCTCACGCGATTTTAGCGCAGACAGCCGAATATAGAATATTTCGTGCAGGCGTGGAGGAACTAGTTGCCTCTGATAGCATTCCCAGCCCATATAGCGTAGTTTCAATCGCGCCGGTAATAGCCGATTATATAAAGAAATTCTTGCTCTAGCTGAAACCGAATTTTTATTTTAAAGTAAAATCTGATCATCTAAAGTGTGGCAGTAAATCGCTATGCGCTTCCAGCAGCTCATTTAAGCATTTTCAAAATCATCAACTACGGGGTCTAGTAGCATCGTTTGCAACGCTTTTTCCTTATCACCTTCTATCGAGTATATTTTTATATTAGATAACTAATATTGAGACTGACGCTCATGCCCAAAAAAAGCGAATTTATACCATATATTGACAAAAAAACGGGAGTAAAGCTTCATCTTAGAAAAGACCCGAGCGGGGTCGGAGTTTTAATAGTAAACGCGTCGAGAGTAGCTTATCTCAATGAAACAGCGACCTTCTACGTAGAAGCTATGCTAAACCGGCTAACTCCGGGAGAGATTGTTAAGAAAGCTCTTAAAAGGTTCAAGGGTGTTACAAAAGAGAAGATATTGAAAGATTACGAAGAAGTAGCGTATAAGATTAACAGCTTTGTGAAAGGTGAAGCTTGCCCAATCACATATCTAGGTTTTAAACAAGTGGATCCTTTTACGGTTAAAACATCGGCACCTTTTAGAGCGGATCTAGCTATAACATATAGGTGCAACAACAAATGCATTCATTGTTACAGCTCATCTCCTACGGTTAAGAGGGAGCTAGAGCTTAAAGAGTGGCAAAAGATTTTAAAAAAGCTTTTCGAGATTGGAGTGCCCAACGTATTGTTTACGGGTGGAGAGCCCACGCTGCGCGATGATCTCCCGGAGATGATTAAATACGCTGAAAATTTAGGGATTGTAACTGGCTTAGTTACCAATGGTAGGAGATTAAGCGACGAAAGTTTTCTTGACAAACTTGTCGAAGCGGGATTGGATTATGTGCAGGTAACTCTTGAAAGTAATAGACCAGAGATACATGATAAGATTACGGGCGTTAAAGGAAGCTGGGAGGAAACCGTTAAAGGGGTTAAGAATGTGCTTAAATCAGGACTATACTTGGATGTGAATACTACACTTAACAAATTTAATGTAGGTCACGTAGACGAATACGTCGATTTTCTTCATGAACTTGGTGTCCAAAATGTTTCTGCAAACCGTTTAATATATTCTGGTAGAGGATTAGAAGTTAGGGGATGGTTTGAACCTAGCATTGAAGAAACGGCAGAAGCACTAGAAACGTTCATTGAGAAGACTGGTGAATATGGAATGTCTTTTAGATGGTATGGCGTAACGAGATACTGCGAATATAACCCATTGGAAGCTGGGCTAGGATTACGCTTCTGCTCTGCATGTAGCATTACTATAGCTATTGAGCCAGACGGCGTGGTTATACCATGCCAAAGCTATTTTGAGCCTCTTGGGAATATTCTAAAAGATAAGTGGAGCAAAATATGGAATAATCCAACGTGCAAATATTTAAGAGATCGAAAATACGCGTCGAATTATTGCCTGGAATGCCCCCTATTCAAGGCTTGCGGCGCTGGCTGTCCATTAGAAGCTAAGGCTAGGCCTATAAAACCACCAGAAGATTTTATTTCAGAAATAAAGACTGCTATTAGCTAGATTGGACATTGAACTATTCCGCGAGAATAGAGGCAGTCGGCGCAGCTAGGCTCGTTTCCCCAGCAATCCATCAAGTTGGACTCTGCAAAGTCGCATATATCGTGGAATTTACAGTCTGTACAGGATGGATACCTAAAGAATCTAACCTTATACCTGAACTTAACATATTCCGGCTTAAACCATACCTCCAACAATTTTTCATTGTTTAAATCTCCGAAAACTATCTGTTTGATATTTTTTTCTCTTCCATATATGAAGCACGTGTAGGAGTGTAGGAAGTTATAGCATGGAGCTACCCTACCGTTCCAGGTTACGCATGTAGCTCCATTTTCTATGAAATAGCACTTTCTCTCCGTTTTCAAAGAGAATTCAGGCAGTCTAATACTAACATTAGTTTCTAAGCTTTTTATAGCGGCTAAGCTAGCCAGCTTTTCTACGTCTACCTTGCCGTTTAAAGTGTAGATGCACTCGTCAATTACTTTTCTGGTAACTGGTATCACGTTTGATACTATTATCCTTCCTACGCCGTGTTTTTCAGCAAGATCTGCCAGTGGAACCAGTTCTTTAACATTGCTCGCCATGAGAGTAAAAGCAAACTCAAGTATAGGATAATTTTTCCCAATTTTCTTCTTTGTCGCATGTAGCGTTTTTAGAATAGTCATTAACCTATTGAAATCAGCTCTCCTAATATAGCCGTAAATTTCTGGATTTGCAGCGTCAACCGATACTGCAAGCCTGTCAATTCCTATTTTCATCAATCTTTCAGCAACATCTTCATCTAAAAGCAGACCGTTCGTGTTTATGCCAAGCTTAAACCCTTTCTCCTTAACCATCTCAGCAAACTCTAAAAATTTAGGGTGGATGAGAGGTTCCCCCCAACCAGCCAACCATATAAACTTGACACCAGCCTCTCCGGCATCCTCCAAAATCTTAGAAAAAAGCTTCTCATCCATATCTCCTAGAACTTCTTGCCATGAATTTCTATAGCACATTAAGCAGTTTAGATTGCACCTCGTAGTTAATTCTATAAACAGTATCTCAGGCCCTTTTCTTGGATTTGCCAGTACGTAACCTTCGTCGAAGCATTCTAAGCAAAACTTATTTTCCATGCTACTCACGCAACTTTGTTTTTCATATTTTATCAGGTCATATTTATAATTTTATCACTTTTTAATTCAGGATGTTTATTTGTTTTAGATTTTCTTTTTTCGATATGTATAACTGTAAATATCGTAAGAAATTTATACAAAATTTAAATATTATAAATTGCTGGTGATTTCTTTGCCTGGCGGGTATATGGGTAAAATTCTAAGAGTAAACCTTACAGACCAAAAGCTCCGAGACGAAACTTTACCCGATAACGTTTTAAGAACGTGGCTTGGAGGAAGAGGTTTAGGAGTTTACCTGGTGCTAAAAGAAATAGATCCTAAAGTCGATCCTTTAAGCCCAGATAACAAACTTATATTCCTCACTGGTCCGCTTACGGGAACCGCTGCTCCTGAAAGCGGTAGATGGTGCTCGGTAACCAAAGCACCGTTAACAAACACAATTCACGATTCGCAATCTGGAGGAAAATGGGGTCCTGAGCTGAAATTCGCAGGCTACGACGCTATAATAATTGAAGGCGCTAGCGAGGAACCTGTATACCTGTGGATACACGATGGAAAAGCTGAGCTTAGGGACGCTAAGCATTTATGGGGTAAGGATACTCACGCGACGACTGATATGATAATCGAGGAGCATGGCGATAGTAAAATTAAAGTAATGTGTATAGGGCCTGCTGGCGAAAACTTGGTGAAAATAGCGTGCTTGATAAATGATAAAGGTAGAGCCGCTGGCAGGGGAGGACACGGCGCTGTAATGGGAAGTAAAAAGCTGAAAGCTATAGCTGTTCGAGGAACTATGAAGCCTCCAATAGCTAACGAGAGCAAGTTTATGGAATCCGTGAGAGCGAATATTGATAAGCTTAAGAAGCATAGCGTTACTGGCGAGGCGCTACCTAAGTATGGTACGGCAGTTTTGGTTAACATAATCAATAAGCATGGAATTCTCCCAACGAAAAACTTCCAGACTGGCGTACATCCAACAGCTGAAAAATATAGTGGAGAAACAATTGCTGAGAAAATACTAGTAAAGAGAGTTCCATGCTGGGGTTGTATAATCGCGTGCGGAAGATATACTAGACTACCGAAGGATAGCCCATACGCTGGAGAAGGCGATGGTCCAGAATATGAAACGGTTTGGGCTTTCGGAGCGCAGACTGGAGTAGACGATCTTGACGCGATAACAAAAGCAAACTTCCTATGCAACGAGCTCGGCCTAGACACTATATCAATGGGCCATGTAATAGGAACTCTCATGGAGCTATACGAGAAAGGTAAGATTCCAGAAGAAAAGCTTAGAGGGCTTGTTCCCTACTGGGGTAATCCAGCAGCCATAGTAGAGCTAACGTGGAGAACAGCTTACAGGTCTGGTATAGGCGATGACTTAGCTGAGGGAGCTAAAAGGCTAGCTGAGAAATATGGCATGCCAGAAGTAGCTATTGTTGTTAGAGGACAAGAATTACCAGCGTACGATCCAAGAGGAGTACAGGGACACGGTCTCGGATATGCTACATCTAATAGAGGAGGATGCCACCTACGAGCCTACATGATCGCCCCAGAAGTTCTAGGAGTCCCCCAGCTGGTTGACAGGTTCGATACAAAGGGCAAGGCTGAGCTTGTAAAGGTCTTCCAGGACGGTTTCGCCGTTGTAGACAGCCTAGTGTTATGCAAGTTTAACACGTTCGCTACTTGGCTTGAAGATTGGGTTGGCTTAGTAGCCGGAGCTACTGGATGGGATGTAACTCTAGACGAGCTGAATAAGATCGGCGAGAGGATATACAACGCTGAGAGAGTATTTAACATACTAGCTTTCGGAGATGGCAAAGAATACGATACTCTACCTGCTAGACTGCTAAAAGAACCTATGCCCGAAGGACCAGCTAAAGGTTACGTCGTAAAACTTGAGGAGATGCTACCAGAATACTACAAGATTCGCGGATGGAAGGACGGTAGACCAACTCGGGCTAAACTTGAAGAGCTTGGATTAAAGGAATTTGCTGACAAGCTAGAAGAAGCTGGTTTACTACCCGAATAAATCCTTAATTTTTTTAACTAAAATTTTTATTCTACTTTCTAATTCTACTCCTGTATGAGGGTAAAGCTAGAGTTTTTCGCTACACTAAGAGAAAAATTCGGTAAGAGCATAGAGTTAGACATTCCTAACAAGGAGGAAGCCGCTATTCGAGAGGTTTTATCACTAGTGGAGAATCTAACAAGCGAACTTATCGAAAATGGAGAGGTAAAACCTATGTATAAGATCTTAGTAAACGGGTTAAATATCGAGTTTTTAGATAAACTAGAGACAAAAATAAAAGATGGTGACGAAATTTCAATATTTCCACCAGCAGGCGGAGGCTAGCAATCAACCAGGAGATTCTACTTGTAAAGGTAAGAAAAATTTATAATCTTGAAAAAC
Proteins encoded in this region:
- the glpK gene encoding glycerol kinase GlpK, translated to MVEKKYVAAVDQGTTGTRCMIFDHESNVIAWEYEEHEQIYPKPGWVEHNPLEIWEKTQKVIKAAIEKAKIDPNEIAAIGVTNQRETTIVWDPKTGKPVYNAIVWQDTRTKDRCQELREQNLEESLIHPITGLYSYTYFSSTKIEWILKNVPGALEKAKKGELIFGTIDTWIIWNLTRGGKDLLTPERNGAHVVDYTNASRTMLMDLKKLEWSSDLLELFGIPESMMPLIRPSSDKEIYGYTPADGPFGAEIPVCGDLGDQQAALVGQVAFKVGEAKNTYGTGCFMLLNIGDSFTLSKHGLLTTGAYGFEKGKCVYALEGSIAITGAAIQWLRDNLKIIKSAPETEPIAKSVADVGSGGIYFVPAFSGLFAPYWDLDARGVIVGLTRYIRKEHLVHATLECICWQTKDVFEAMYADTGTKLEALKVDGGAVVNNYLMQLQADILGCKVVRPVVTETTALGASYAAGLAVGFWNSTDELVKLWKVDRVFEPKWPEDKRQKLYNGWKAAIKRAQGWLKEVGELPPSGTTVD
- the prs gene encoding ribose-phosphate diphosphokinase → MLVYAGSASKYLGLKLSKILNIEYVNVETRKFPDGELYIRVDKEPLNEKALIVQSMYKTPNDYLVEYLFLSKTLKELGAKEVIGVIPYFPYARQDSRFKPGEVVSLQVVVDLLEKMGTDKVITVDMHLHRVHDLNEISKIPFVNLSVMEDIGKFFMKKFGNEDTIVVGPDEEAEQWAKKVAYILNVQYTILEKTRLGDLEVKIERVEKEDFKNKNVILIDDIISTGGTIEAAVKKVKAQGAEKVFVGCAHAILAQTAEYRIFRAGVEELVASDSIPSPYSVVSIAPVIADYIKKFLL
- a CDS encoding MoaD/ThiS family protein; translation: MRVKLEFFATLREKFGKSIELDIPNKEEAAIREVLSLVENLTSELIENGEVKPMYKILVNGLNIEFLDKLETKIKDGDEISIFPPAGGG
- a CDS encoding tungsten cofactor oxidoreductase radical SAM maturase, which produces MENKFCLECFDEGYVLANPRKGPEILFIELTTRCNLNCLMCYRNSWQEVLGDMDEKLFSKILEDAGEAGVKFIWLAGWGEPLIHPKFLEFAEMVKEKGFKLGINTNGLLLDEDVAERLMKIGIDRLAVSVDAANPEIYGYIRRADFNRLMTILKTLHATKKKIGKNYPILEFAFTLMASNVKELVPLADLAEKHGVGRIIVSNVIPVTRKVIDECIYTLNGKVDVEKLASLAAIKSLETNVSIRLPEFSLKTERKCYFIENGATCVTWNGRVAPCYNFLHSYTCFIYGREKNIKQIVFGDLNNEKLLEVWFKPEYVKFRYKVRFFRYPSCTDCKFHDICDFAESNLMDCWGNEPSCADCLYSRGIVQCPI
- a CDS encoding radical SAM protein, which encodes MPKKSEFIPYIDKKTGVKLHLRKDPSGVGVLIVNASRVAYLNETATFYVEAMLNRLTPGEIVKKALKRFKGVTKEKILKDYEEVAYKINSFVKGEACPITYLGFKQVDPFTVKTSAPFRADLAITYRCNNKCIHCYSSSPTVKRELELKEWQKILKKLFEIGVPNVLFTGGEPTLRDDLPEMIKYAENLGIVTGLVTNGRRLSDESFLDKLVEAGLDYVQVTLESNRPEIHDKITGVKGSWEETVKGVKNVLKSGLYLDVNTTLNKFNVGHVDEYVDFLHELGVQNVSANRLIYSGRGLEVRGWFEPSIEETAEALETFIEKTGEYGMSFRWYGVTRYCEYNPLEAGLGLRFCSACSITIAIEPDGVVIPCQSYFEPLGNILKDKWSKIWNNPTCKYLRDRKYASNYCLECPLFKACGAGCPLEAKARPIKPPEDFISEIKTAIS
- a CDS encoding YHS domain-containing protein; this encodes MSIKKELIIQDPVCGTIIKKEEAVTLTLENNKKIYFCSRKCMLIFLKNPDKYVGKVHLHGIYPLV
- a CDS encoding aldehyde ferredoxin oxidoreductase family protein — protein: MSLPGGYMGKILRVNLTDQKLRDETLPDNVLRTWLGGRGLGVYLVLKEIDPKVDPLSPDNKLIFLTGPLTGTAAPESGRWCSVTKAPLTNTIHDSQSGGKWGPELKFAGYDAIIIEGASEEPVYLWIHDGKAELRDAKHLWGKDTHATTDMIIEEHGDSKIKVMCIGPAGENLVKIACLINDKGRAAGRGGHGAVMGSKKLKAIAVRGTMKPPIANESKFMESVRANIDKLKKHSVTGEALPKYGTAVLVNIINKHGILPTKNFQTGVHPTAEKYSGETIAEKILVKRVPCWGCIIACGRYTRLPKDSPYAGEGDGPEYETVWAFGAQTGVDDLDAITKANFLCNELGLDTISMGHVIGTLMELYEKGKIPEEKLRGLVPYWGNPAAIVELTWRTAYRSGIGDDLAEGAKRLAEKYGMPEVAIVVRGQELPAYDPRGVQGHGLGYATSNRGGCHLRAYMIAPEVLGVPQLVDRFDTKGKAELVKVFQDGFAVVDSLVLCKFNTFATWLEDWVGLVAGATGWDVTLDELNKIGERIYNAERVFNILAFGDGKEYDTLPARLLKEPMPEGPAKGYVVKLEEMLPEYYKIRGWKDGRPTRAKLEELGLKEFADKLEEAGLLPE